The following proteins are encoded in a genomic region of Entelurus aequoreus isolate RoL-2023_Sb linkage group LG01, RoL_Eaeq_v1.1, whole genome shotgun sequence:
- the LOC133645705 gene encoding uncharacterized protein LOC133645705 isoform X3 yields MTLFMPLSELTIVGVEAGKERNSLAGLSVCPLAIWFCHVPVVCNRGPQPQSHGPVLVKPDFVDSVLIECSLVYLQFVFMFKYAKWLIAFYLIHIWLFYCRSIAQHIVPGSWSELTGKDMQEIPRQTSGNDCGVFMLMYSLWLCTDTTFHYSVLDMQSIRRWWCVLLMERFGIEGCMSLEVGGSRSRTHAVTGRTCKLHTERSRAQDRTQDLRIVRQTH; encoded by the exons ATGACATTATTTATGCCTCTTTCTGAATTGACCATTGTAGGTGTTGAGGCCGGCAAAGAGAGAAATTCTCTTGCTGGACTCTCAGTTTGCCCTTTGGCCATCTGGTTTTG ccatgttccagtggtgtgcaacaggggtccccaaccacagagTCATGGACCAGTACTGGTGAAACCTGATTTTGTTGACAGTGTTCTAATAGAATGttcacttgtttatttacaatttgtctTCATGTTTAAATATGCCAAGTGGCTTATTGCATTTTATTTGATTCACATTTGGCTTTTTTACTGCAGGAGCATTGCGCAGCACATCGTCCCAGGAAGCTGGAGTGAGCTCACTGGAAAAGACATGCAG GAGATCCCACGCCAGACCTCGGGGAATGACTGTGGTGTTTTCATGCTCATG tactccctctggctctgtacggacactacttttcactacagtgtg CTGGACATGCAGTCAATCCGGCGTTGGTGGTGTGTCCTTCTAATGGAGCGCTTTGGCATTGAAGG gtgcatgtctttggaggtgggaggaagccggagtagaacccacgcagtcacggggagaacatgcaaactccacacagaaagatcccgagcgcaggatcgaacccaggaccttcgtattgtgcggCAGACGCACtag
- the LOC133645705 gene encoding uncharacterized protein LOC133645705 isoform X4, which yields MEVLPNNMVRLDGKPKHMMTPYATLKPLRPRTHPGWPKDSPSAPVLPGDAEMLTSSSEEETECHCFTDHTYAGPTSPWKKELHPDQKQLEIPRQTSGNDCGVFMLMYSLWLCTDTTFHYSVLDMQSIRRWWCVLLMERFGIEGCMSLEVGGSRSRTHAVTGRTCKLHTERSRAQDRTQDLRIVRQTH from the exons ATGGAGGTTCTTCCAAACAATATGGTTAGGCTGGATGGAAAGCCCAAGCATATGATGACCCCGTATGCAACACTGAAACCTCTGCGCCCGA GGACTCACCCTGGCTGGCCAAAGGATTCCCCTTCAGCCCCTGTGCTTCCAGGAGATGCTGAAATGCTGACTTCATCATCGGAGGAGGAAACTGAG TGTCATTGTTTCACGGACCATACATATGCTGGCCCCACATCACCCTGGAAAAAGGAGCTGCACCCCGACCAGAAACAACTG GAGATCCCACGCCAGACCTCGGGGAATGACTGTGGTGTTTTCATGCTCATG tactccctctggctctgtacggacactacttttcactacagtgtg CTGGACATGCAGTCAATCCGGCGTTGGTGGTGTGTCCTTCTAATGGAGCGCTTTGGCATTGAAGG gtgcatgtctttggaggtgggaggaagccggagtagaacccacgcagtcacggggagaacatgcaaactccacacagaaagatcccgagcgcaggatcgaacccaggaccttcgtattgtgcggCAGACGCACtag
- the LOC133645705 gene encoding uncharacterized protein LOC133645705 isoform X2, whose translation MKKGLKRFIIQPGMEVLKKDARKKGRPGRTMDPNWSQTIYRVMEVLPNNMVRLDGKPKHMMTPYATLKPLRPRTHPGWPKDSPSAPVLPGDAEMLTSSSEEETECHCFTDHTYAGPTSPWKKELHPDQKQLEIPRQTSGNDCGVFMLMYSLWLCTDTTFHYSVLDMQSIRRWWCVLLMERFGIEGHGQRFCYWTDKASGLLHQPVFRVSTNSVQAIDCVIKE comes from the exons ATGAAGAAGGGGCTCAAGCGCTTCATCATCCAACCTGGAATGGAGGTCCTCAAGAAGGATGCGAGGAAGAAAGGGAGACCTGGGCGAACCATGGACCCAAACTGGAGCCAGACCATCTACAG AGTTATGGAGGTTCTTCCAAACAATATGGTTAGGCTGGATGGAAAGCCCAAGCATATGATGACCCCGTATGCAACACTGAAACCTCTGCGCCCGA GGACTCACCCTGGCTGGCCAAAGGATTCCCCTTCAGCCCCTGTGCTTCCAGGAGATGCTGAAATGCTGACTTCATCATCGGAGGAGGAAACTGAG TGTCATTGTTTCACGGACCATACATATGCTGGCCCCACATCACCCTGGAAAAAGGAGCTGCACCCCGACCAGAAACAACTG GAGATCCCACGCCAGACCTCGGGGAATGACTGTGGTGTTTTCATGCTCATG tactccctctggctctgtacggacactacttttcactacagtgtg CTGGACATGCAGTCAATCCGGCGTTGGTGGTGTGTCCTTCTAATGGAGCGCTTTGGCATTGAAGG GCATGGCCAGAGGTTCTGTTATTGGACAGACAAGGCGAGTGGCCTATTGCATCAGCCAGTCTTTAGGGTATCCACAAACTCAGTCCAGGCCATCGACTGCGTCATCAAAGAATAA
- the LOC133645705 gene encoding uncharacterized protein LOC133645705 isoform X1 has translation MKKGLKRFIIQPGMEVLKKDARKKGRPGRTMDPNWSQTIYRVMEVLPNNMVRLDGKPKHMMTPYATLKPLRPRTHPGWPKDSPSAPVLPGDAEMLTSSSEEETECHCFTDHTYAGPTSPWKKELHPDQKQLEIPRQTSGNDCGVFMLMYSLWLCTDTTFHYSVLDMQSIRRWWCVLLMERFGIEGCMSLEVGGSRSRTHAVTGRTCKLHTERSRAQDRTQDLRIVRQTH, from the exons ATGAAGAAGGGGCTCAAGCGCTTCATCATCCAACCTGGAATGGAGGTCCTCAAGAAGGATGCGAGGAAGAAAGGGAGACCTGGGCGAACCATGGACCCAAACTGGAGCCAGACCATCTACAG AGTTATGGAGGTTCTTCCAAACAATATGGTTAGGCTGGATGGAAAGCCCAAGCATATGATGACCCCGTATGCAACACTGAAACCTCTGCGCCCGA GGACTCACCCTGGCTGGCCAAAGGATTCCCCTTCAGCCCCTGTGCTTCCAGGAGATGCTGAAATGCTGACTTCATCATCGGAGGAGGAAACTGAG TGTCATTGTTTCACGGACCATACATATGCTGGCCCCACATCACCCTGGAAAAAGGAGCTGCACCCCGACCAGAAACAACTG GAGATCCCACGCCAGACCTCGGGGAATGACTGTGGTGTTTTCATGCTCATG tactccctctggctctgtacggacactacttttcactacagtgtg CTGGACATGCAGTCAATCCGGCGTTGGTGGTGTGTCCTTCTAATGGAGCGCTTTGGCATTGAAGG gtgcatgtctttggaggtgggaggaagccggagtagaacccacgcagtcacggggagaacatgcaaactccacacagaaagatcccgagcgcaggatcgaacccaggaccttcgtattgtgcggCAGACGCACtag
- the LOC133645705 gene encoding uncharacterized protein LOC133645705 isoform X5 has protein sequence MRGRKGDLGEPWTQTGARPSTGTHPGWPKDSPSAPVLPGDAEMLTSSSEEETECHCFTDHTYAGPTSPWKKELHPDQKQLEIPRQTSGNDCGVFMLMYSLWLCTDTTFHYSVLDMQSIRRWWCVLLMERFGIEGCMSLEVGGSRSRTHAVTGRTCKLHTERSRAQDRTQDLRIVRQTH, from the exons ATGCGAGGAAGAAAGGGAGACCTGGGCGAACCATGGACCCAAACTGGAGCCAGACCATCTACAG GGACTCACCCTGGCTGGCCAAAGGATTCCCCTTCAGCCCCTGTGCTTCCAGGAGATGCTGAAATGCTGACTTCATCATCGGAGGAGGAAACTGAG TGTCATTGTTTCACGGACCATACATATGCTGGCCCCACATCACCCTGGAAAAAGGAGCTGCACCCCGACCAGAAACAACTG GAGATCCCACGCCAGACCTCGGGGAATGACTGTGGTGTTTTCATGCTCATG tactccctctggctctgtacggacactacttttcactacagtgtg CTGGACATGCAGTCAATCCGGCGTTGGTGGTGTGTCCTTCTAATGGAGCGCTTTGGCATTGAAGG gtgcatgtctttggaggtgggaggaagccggagtagaacccacgcagtcacggggagaacatgcaaactccacacagaaagatcccgagcgcaggatcgaacccaggaccttcgtattgtgcggCAGACGCACtag